A single region of the Sorghum bicolor cultivar BTx623 chromosome 9, Sorghum_bicolor_NCBIv3, whole genome shotgun sequence genome encodes:
- the LOC8080939 gene encoding L-tryptophan--pyruvate aminotransferase 1 → MATCRESGGLVAVRCAGRIGVVASVAMNLAWIAMYIRRRYFGAGGGGSDNNGRGVTTVEPSKGKPPVTEDSIVNLDHGDPTMYEEFWRGTGDSASIFIPGWQTMSYFSDLGGICWFVEPGFEREVRRLHRLVGNAMVDGYHVLVGTGSTQLFQAVLYALSPASDGTPMNVVSPAPYYSSYPSVTNFLNSGLYRWGGDANTFDGDTCIELVCSPNNPDGSIRKAVIKSKSSKAVYDFAYYWPQYAPITEAAGHDIMLFTVSKCTGHAGTRLGWALVKDTEVAQKMIKFIELNTIGVSKDSQLRAAKIIGAICNGYELSSAGKTSHLFHFAKEKMAERWIRLRAAVAASDIFTLPNELSGYCSFSKEAVTANPPFAWLRCKKDDIEDLEGFLRGKKIITRGGTKFGVDGRVVRVSMVDTDQAFNVFINRLATMK, encoded by the exons ATGGCGACCTGCAGGGAGAGCGGCGGGTTGGTGGCGGTGCGGTGCGCCGGAAGGATCGGGGTGGTGGCCTCGGTGGCCATGAACCTCGCGTGGATCGCCATGTACATCCGCCGCCGCTActtcggcgccggcggcggcggatctGACAACAACGGCCGCGGCGTCACCACGGTGGAGCCGTCCAAAGGGAAACCGCCGGTCACTGAGGACTCAATTGTTAACCTGGACCA TGGTGACCCGACTATGTATGAGGAGTTCTGGCGTGGGACAGGAGATAGCGCCTCCATTTTCATCCCTGGTTGGCAAACAATGAGCTACTTCTCCGACCTCGGCGGCATTTGTTGGTTCGTCGAGCCCGGCTTCGAGCGCGAGGTCCGGCGTCTCCACCGGCTCGTCGGAAATGCCATGGTCGACGGGTACCATGTGCTCGTCGGGACAGGCTCCACGCAGCTCTTTCAGGCCGTGCTGTACGCACTCTCACCTGCAAGCGACGGCACGCCCATGAACGTCGTCTCACCGGCACCATACTACTCG TCATACCCATCTGTGACCAACTTTCTGAACTCTGGGCTTTACCGTTGGGGTGGTGATGCCAATACATTTGATGGTGACACCTGTATTGAGCTCGTCTGCTCGCCAAACAACCCTGATGGTAGCATCAGAAAAGCTGTCATCAAATCCAAGTCTAGCAAGGCTGTTTATGACTTCGCCTACTACTGGCCACAGTACGCACCCATCACCGAGGCAGCTGGACATGATATCATGTTATTCACTGTATCCAAATGCACCGGCCATGCCGGCACTAGACTGGG GTGGGCATTGGTGAAGGATACTGAGGTGGCCCAGAAAATGATTAAGTTTATAGAGCTCAACACAATTGGCGTATCCAAGGACTCCCAACTTCGTGCCGCTAAGATTATTGGGGCAATCTGTAACGGCTATGAGCTATCATCTGCTGGTAAAACAAGCCACCTCTTCCATTTTGCTAAGGAAAAAATGGCGGAACGTTGGATTAGACTCCGTGCAGCTGTGGCAGCCTCAGACATTTTTACTCTCCCAAATGAGCTATCAGGCTATTGTAGTTTTTCCAAGGAGGCAGTCACCGCCAATCCTC CATTTGCATGGCTTCGCTGCAAGAAGGATGATATTGAAGATTTGGAGGGCTTTCTGCGTGGGAAAAAGATAATCACTCGAGGTGGCACAAAGTTTGGAGTGGATGGGAGGGTTGTCAGGGTTAGTATGGTTGACACAGACCAAGCCTTCAATGTGTTCATCAATCGTCTCGCCACAATGAAGTGA